In one window of Erinaceus europaeus chromosome 17, mEriEur2.1, whole genome shotgun sequence DNA:
- the SMPD1 gene encoding sphingomyelin phosphodiesterase isoform X2: protein MPRLGGSPCHSRGHPSSTGREQAPSKSSGSPSLGLLWVALALALALALSDSRAGAHPLPIQGPDVLGRLVPQLRAAFGWWNLSCPACKGLFTAIDFGLKRESGVAWVGSVATKMCMRLKIAPPAVCQSTIQLFEDDMVEVWTRSVLSPSEACGLILGSTCGKWDIFSSWNISLPDVPKPTPQPPKPPAPGAPVSRVLFLTDLHWDHDYLEGTDPNCEDPLCCRRDSGPPPASRPGAGYWGEYSKCDLPLRTLESMLSGLGPAGPFDMVYWTGDIPAHNIWHQSRQDQLRALTTVTALVKKFLGPVPVYPAVGNHESTPVNGFPPPFIEGNHSSRWLYEAMAQAWEPWLPAEALHTLRIGGFYALSPRPGLRLISLNMNFCSRENFWLLINSTDPAGQLQWLVGELQAAEDRGDKVHIIGHIPPGHCLRSWSWNYYQIVARYENTLAAQFFGHTHVDEFEIFYDEETLSRPVSVAFLAPSATTYIGLNPVRAPFL from the exons ATGCCCCGCCTCGGAGGCTCTCCCTGCCACAGCCGCGGCCACCCCAGCTCCACTGGCCGGGAGCAGGCACCGAGCAAGTCCTCGGGGTCCCCCAGCCTGGGGCTCCTGTGggtggccctggccctggccctggcatTGGCCCTGTCTGACTCCAGGGCTGGGGCCCACCCTCTTCCCATCCAAGGCCCTGACGTGCTCGGCCGCTTAGTACCCCAGCTCCGTGCCGCCTTTGGGTGGTGGAACCTCAGCTGCCCGGCTTGCAAAGGTCTGTTCACAGCCATCGACTTCGGGCTGAAG aGGGAGTCTGGCGTGGCATGGGTGGGCTCCGTGGCCACCAAGATGTGCATGAGGCTGAAGATAGCACCACCTGCCGTGTGCCAGTCCACCATCCAGCTGTTTGAGGACGATATGGTGGAGGTGTGGACACGCTCAGTGCTCAGCCCCTCAGAGGCTTGTGGCCTAATCCTGGGCTCCACCTGTGGGAAATGGGACATCTTTTCATCATGGAACATCTCCTTGCCGGATGTGCCAAAGCCCACCCCTCAACcacccaagcccccagctcctgggGCCCCGGTCAGCCGGGTCCTCTTCCTCACCGACCTGCACTGGGATCATGACTACCTGGAGGGCACGGACCCCAACTGTGAGGACCCTCTGTGTTGCCGCCGGGACTCAGGCCCACCGCCTGCCTCCCGCCCAGGTGCCGGATACTGGGGCGAGTACAGCAAGTGTGACCTGCCCCTGAGGACTCTGGAGAGCATGTTGAGTGGGCTGGGCCCAGCTGGCCCTTTTGACATGGTGTACTGGACAGGAGACATCCCTGCCCACAATATCTGGCACCAGTCTCGGCAGGACCAGCTGCGGGCCCTGACCACTGTCACTGCCCTTGTGAAGAAGTTCTTGGGGCCGGTGCCTGTGTACCCTGCTGTGGGCAACCATGAAAGCACGCCTGTCAACGGCTTCCCTCCCCCCTTCATAGAGGGCAACCACTCTTCCCGATGGCTCTATGAGGCTATGGCTCAGGCCTGGGAGCCCTGGCTGCCTGCTGAGGCTCTTCACACCCTCAG AATTGGGGGGTTCTATGCCCTCTCCCCACGCCCTGGCCTCCGCCTCATCTCTCTCAATATGAATTTTTGTTCCCGTGAGAACTTCTGGCTCTTAATCAACTCCACAGATCCTGCTGGGCAGCTCCAGTGGCTGGTGGGAGAGCTCCAGGCTGCTGAGGACAGAGGAGACAAA GTACATATAATCGGACACATTCCCCCAGGGCACTGCCTTAGGAGCTGGAGCTGGAATTATTACCAGATTGTTGCCAG GTATGAGAACACCTTGGCTGCTCAGTTCTTTGGCCACACCCACGTGGACGAGTTTGAGATCTTCTATGACGAGGAGACTCTGAGCCGGCCAGTGTCTGTAGCCTTCCTGGCGCCCAGTGCCACCACCTACATTGGTCTCAATCCTG TCAGGGCTCCCTTCTTGTAG
- the SMPD1 gene encoding sphingomyelin phosphodiesterase isoform X1 — MPRLGGSPCHSRGHPSSTGREQAPSKSSGSPSLGLLWVALALALALALSDSRAGAHPLPIQGPDVLGRLVPQLRAAFGWWNLSCPACKGLFTAIDFGLKRESGVAWVGSVATKMCMRLKIAPPAVCQSTIQLFEDDMVEVWTRSVLSPSEACGLILGSTCGKWDIFSSWNISLPDVPKPTPQPPKPPAPGAPVSRVLFLTDLHWDHDYLEGTDPNCEDPLCCRRDSGPPPASRPGAGYWGEYSKCDLPLRTLESMLSGLGPAGPFDMVYWTGDIPAHNIWHQSRQDQLRALTTVTALVKKFLGPVPVYPAVGNHESTPVNGFPPPFIEGNHSSRWLYEAMAQAWEPWLPAEALHTLRIGGFYALSPRPGLRLISLNMNFCSRENFWLLINSTDPAGQLQWLVGELQAAEDRGDKVHIIGHIPPGHCLRSWSWNYYQIVARYENTLAAQFFGHTHVDEFEIFYDEETLSRPVSVAFLAPSATTYIGLNPGYRVYQIDGNYSGSSHVVLDHETYILNLTEANKPGATAHWQHLYTARETYGLPNVLPAAWHDLVYRMRGDTQLFQTFWFLYHKGHPPSEPCGTPCRLTTLCAQLSARSDSPALCRHLVPDASLFDAQSLQPRPPFC; from the exons ATGCCCCGCCTCGGAGGCTCTCCCTGCCACAGCCGCGGCCACCCCAGCTCCACTGGCCGGGAGCAGGCACCGAGCAAGTCCTCGGGGTCCCCCAGCCTGGGGCTCCTGTGggtggccctggccctggccctggcatTGGCCCTGTCTGACTCCAGGGCTGGGGCCCACCCTCTTCCCATCCAAGGCCCTGACGTGCTCGGCCGCTTAGTACCCCAGCTCCGTGCCGCCTTTGGGTGGTGGAACCTCAGCTGCCCGGCTTGCAAAGGTCTGTTCACAGCCATCGACTTCGGGCTGAAG aGGGAGTCTGGCGTGGCATGGGTGGGCTCCGTGGCCACCAAGATGTGCATGAGGCTGAAGATAGCACCACCTGCCGTGTGCCAGTCCACCATCCAGCTGTTTGAGGACGATATGGTGGAGGTGTGGACACGCTCAGTGCTCAGCCCCTCAGAGGCTTGTGGCCTAATCCTGGGCTCCACCTGTGGGAAATGGGACATCTTTTCATCATGGAACATCTCCTTGCCGGATGTGCCAAAGCCCACCCCTCAACcacccaagcccccagctcctgggGCCCCGGTCAGCCGGGTCCTCTTCCTCACCGACCTGCACTGGGATCATGACTACCTGGAGGGCACGGACCCCAACTGTGAGGACCCTCTGTGTTGCCGCCGGGACTCAGGCCCACCGCCTGCCTCCCGCCCAGGTGCCGGATACTGGGGCGAGTACAGCAAGTGTGACCTGCCCCTGAGGACTCTGGAGAGCATGTTGAGTGGGCTGGGCCCAGCTGGCCCTTTTGACATGGTGTACTGGACAGGAGACATCCCTGCCCACAATATCTGGCACCAGTCTCGGCAGGACCAGCTGCGGGCCCTGACCACTGTCACTGCCCTTGTGAAGAAGTTCTTGGGGCCGGTGCCTGTGTACCCTGCTGTGGGCAACCATGAAAGCACGCCTGTCAACGGCTTCCCTCCCCCCTTCATAGAGGGCAACCACTCTTCCCGATGGCTCTATGAGGCTATGGCTCAGGCCTGGGAGCCCTGGCTGCCTGCTGAGGCTCTTCACACCCTCAG AATTGGGGGGTTCTATGCCCTCTCCCCACGCCCTGGCCTCCGCCTCATCTCTCTCAATATGAATTTTTGTTCCCGTGAGAACTTCTGGCTCTTAATCAACTCCACAGATCCTGCTGGGCAGCTCCAGTGGCTGGTGGGAGAGCTCCAGGCTGCTGAGGACAGAGGAGACAAA GTACATATAATCGGACACATTCCCCCAGGGCACTGCCTTAGGAGCTGGAGCTGGAATTATTACCAGATTGTTGCCAG GTATGAGAACACCTTGGCTGCTCAGTTCTTTGGCCACACCCACGTGGACGAGTTTGAGATCTTCTATGACGAGGAGACTCTGAGCCGGCCAGTGTCTGTAGCCTTCCTGGCGCCCAGTGCCACCACCTACATTGGTCTCAATCCTG GTTATCGGGTCTACCAGATAGATGGCAATTACTCTGggagctctcatgtggtgctggatcACGAGACCTACATCCTGAACCTGACGGAGGCCAACAAGCCAGGAGCCACAGCACACTGGCAGCACCTTTACACAGCTCGAGAAACCTATGGGCTGCCCAATGTTCTGCCTGCCGCCTGGCACGACCTGGTTTACCGCATGCGGGGTGACACTCAGCTATTCCAGACGTTCTGGTTTCTCTACCATAAAGGACACCCACCCTCGGAGCCCTGTGGCACACCCTGCCGTCTCACCACCCTATGTGCCCAGCTCTCTGCCCGCTCTGACAGTCCTGCTCTATGTCGCCACCTGGTGCCAGATGCAAGCCTCTTCGATGCCCAGAGCCTGCAACCTCGGCCACCTTTCTGCTAG
- the APBB1 gene encoding amyloid beta precursor protein binding family B member 1 isoform X1, whose translation MSVPSSLSQSAINANSHGGPALSLPLPLHAAHNQLLNAKLQASAVGPKDLRSAMGEGGGPEPGPANAKWLKEGQNQLRRAATAHRDQNRNVTLTLAEEASQEPETVPLGPKGLMHLCSELEISAHNAANRGLRGPGLIINTEDQEPDEGEEKAAGEAEEDDEEEEEEEEEDLSSPPGLPEPLESVEVPPGPQALADGPREHSKSASLLFGMRNSAASDEDSSWATLSQGSPSYGSPEDTDSFWNPNAFETDSDLPAGWMRVQDTSGTYYWHIPTGTTQWEPPGQASSSQGSSPREDSSQLTWTGFTHGEGFEDGEFWKDEPNEEAPMDLGIKDPEEGTLPFPAQSLSPEPLPQEEEKLPARNTNPGTKCFAVRSLGWVEMTEEELAPGRSSVAVNNCIRQLSYHKNNLHDPMAGGWGEGKDLLLQLEDETLKLVEPQTQALLHAQPIVSIRVWGVGRDSGRDFAYVARDKLTQMLKCHVFRCEAPAKNIATSLHEICSKIMAERRNARCLVNGLSLDHSKLVDVPFQVEFPAPKNELVQKFQVYYLGNVPVAKPVGVDVINGALESVLSSSSREQWTPSHVSVAPATLTILHQQTEAVLGECRVRFLSFLAVGRDVHTFAFIMAAGPASFCCHMFWCEPNAASLSEAVQAACMLRYQKCLDARSQASTSCLPAPPAESVARRVGWTVRRGVQSLWGSLKPKRLGAHTP comes from the exons ATGTCTGTCCCATCGTCACTGAGCCAGTCGGCCATTAATGCCAACAGCCACGGAGGCCCGGCGCTGAGCCTGCCCCTGCCTCTGCATGCTGCCCACAACCAGCTGCTCAACGCCAAGCTGCAGGCCAGCGCCGTGGGGCCCAAGGACCTGCGCAGCGCCATGGGGGAGGGCGGCGGGCCTGAGCcaggacctgccaatgccaagtGGCTCAAGGAGGGCCAGAACCAGCTCCGGCGCGCTGCCACAGCTCACCGCGACCAGAACCGCAACGTGACCCTCACCCTGGCGGAGGAGGCCAGCCAGGAGCCAGAGACAGTACCTTTGGGCCCCAAAGGGCTGATGCACCTCTGTTCTGAGCTGGAGATCTCCGCCCACAACGCTGCCAACCGAGGGTTGCGGGGACCCGGCCTGATCATAAACACCGAAGATCAGGAGCCagatgagggagaggagaaggcagctggggaggctgaggaggatgatgaggaagaggaggaggaagaggaggaggacttgTCTTCTCCCCCAGGACTGCCCGAGCCCCTGGAGAGTGTGGAGGTCCCTCCGGGGCCCCAGGCCCTTGCAGATGGCCCCCGGGAGCACAGCAAGAGCGCCAGCCTACTGTTCGGCATGCGCAACAGTGCGGCCAGCGATGAGGACTCAAGCTGGGCTACATTATCCCAAGGCAGTCCATCCTACGGCTCCCCGGAGGACACAG ATTCCTTCTGGAACCCCAACGCCTTCGAGACGGATTCCGATCTGCCAGCTGGATGgatgagggtccaggacacctCAGGGACCTACTACTGGCACATCCCAACAGGGACCACCCAGTGGGAGCCCCCAGGCCAGGCATCCTCCTCACAGGGGAGCAGTCCCCGGGAGGATTCCTCCCAG CTCACCTGGACTGGCTTCACCCACGGAGAAGGCTTTGAGGATGGAGAATTCTGGAAG GATGAGCCCAATGAGGAGGCTCCAATGGATTTGGGGATAAAGGACCCTGAAGAGGGGACCTTGCCCTTCCCAGCTCAGAGCCTTAG CCCAGAGCCATTGCCCCAAGAAGAGGAGAAGCTGCCTGCCCGGAATACCAATCCAGGAACCAAG TGTTTCGCTGTGCGCTCACTGGGCTGGGTGGAGATGACAGAGGAGGAACTGGCCCCTGGACGCAGCAGTGTGGCTGTCAACAACTGCATCCGTCAACTCTCCTACCACAAGAACAACCTGCACGACCCcatggctgggggctggggagag GGCAAGGATCTGCTGCTCCAGCTGGAAGACGAGACGCTAAAGCTGGTGGAGCCACAGACTCAGGCCCTGCTGCATGCCCAGCCCATTGTCAGCATTCGAGTGTGGGGCGTCGGGCGGGACAGTGGAAG GGACTTTGCCTACGTAGCTCGTGATAAGCTGACCCAGATGCTCAAGTGCCACGTGTTTCGCTGTGAGGCACCCGCCAAGAACATCGCCACCAGCCTGCATGAGATCTGCTCTAAG ATCATGGCTGAACGGCGCAATGCCCGCTGCTTGGTTAATGGGCTCTCCCTGGACCACTCTAAACTTGTGGATGTCCCTTTTCAAG TGGAATTCCCAGCACCCAAGAACGAGTTGGTGCAAAAGTTCCAAGTCTATTACCTGGGGAACGTGCCTGTTGCTAAACCTGTTG GGGTGGATGTGATCAATGGGGCCCTGGAGTCAGTCCTGTCCTCCAGTAGCCGTGAGCAGTGGACCCCCAGTCATGTCAGCGTGGCCCCTGCTACCCTCACCATCTTGCACCAGCAG ACAGAGGCAGTGCTGGGCGAGTGTCGGGTGCGCTTCCTCTCCTTCCTGGCTGTGGGCAGAGACGTCCACACGTTTGCGTTTATCATGGCTGCCGGCCCAGCCTCCTTTTGCTGCCACATGTTCTGGTGCGAGCCCAATGCGGCCAGCCTCTCAGAGGCTGTGCAGGCTGCATGCATG CTCCGTTACCAGAAGTGTCTGGATGCACGCTCCCAGGCCTCCACTTCCTGCCTCCCAGCACCCCCTGCAGAGTCCGTTGCCAGACGTGTAGGGTGGACCGTCCGTAGGGGTGTTCAGTCGCTGTGGGGCTCCCTGAAGCCCAAACGACTTGGGGCCCATACCCCCTGA
- the APBB1 gene encoding amyloid beta precursor protein binding family B member 1 isoform X2, with product MFSQDFFLAIILQDNSPDSFWNPNAFETDSDLPAGWMRVQDTSGTYYWHIPTGTTQWEPPGQASSSQGSSPREDSSQLTWTGFTHGEGFEDGEFWKDEPNEEAPMDLGIKDPEEGTLPFPAQSLSPEPLPQEEEKLPARNTNPGTKCFAVRSLGWVEMTEEELAPGRSSVAVNNCIRQLSYHKNNLHDPMAGGWGEGKDLLLQLEDETLKLVEPQTQALLHAQPIVSIRVWGVGRDSGRDFAYVARDKLTQMLKCHVFRCEAPAKNIATSLHEICSKIMAERRNARCLVNGLSLDHSKLVDVPFQVEFPAPKNELVQKFQVYYLGNVPVAKPVGVDVINGALESVLSSSSREQWTPSHVSVAPATLTILHQQTEAVLGECRVRFLSFLAVGRDVHTFAFIMAAGPASFCCHMFWCEPNAASLSEAVQAACMLRYQKCLDARSQASTSCLPAPPAESVARRVGWTVRRGVQSLWGSLKPKRLGAHTP from the exons ATGTTCTCCCAGGACTTTTTCCTGGCCATCATCCTCCAGGACAACAGCCCAG ATTCCTTCTGGAACCCCAACGCCTTCGAGACGGATTCCGATCTGCCAGCTGGATGgatgagggtccaggacacctCAGGGACCTACTACTGGCACATCCCAACAGGGACCACCCAGTGGGAGCCCCCAGGCCAGGCATCCTCCTCACAGGGGAGCAGTCCCCGGGAGGATTCCTCCCAG CTCACCTGGACTGGCTTCACCCACGGAGAAGGCTTTGAGGATGGAGAATTCTGGAAG GATGAGCCCAATGAGGAGGCTCCAATGGATTTGGGGATAAAGGACCCTGAAGAGGGGACCTTGCCCTTCCCAGCTCAGAGCCTTAG CCCAGAGCCATTGCCCCAAGAAGAGGAGAAGCTGCCTGCCCGGAATACCAATCCAGGAACCAAG TGTTTCGCTGTGCGCTCACTGGGCTGGGTGGAGATGACAGAGGAGGAACTGGCCCCTGGACGCAGCAGTGTGGCTGTCAACAACTGCATCCGTCAACTCTCCTACCACAAGAACAACCTGCACGACCCcatggctgggggctggggagag GGCAAGGATCTGCTGCTCCAGCTGGAAGACGAGACGCTAAAGCTGGTGGAGCCACAGACTCAGGCCCTGCTGCATGCCCAGCCCATTGTCAGCATTCGAGTGTGGGGCGTCGGGCGGGACAGTGGAAG GGACTTTGCCTACGTAGCTCGTGATAAGCTGACCCAGATGCTCAAGTGCCACGTGTTTCGCTGTGAGGCACCCGCCAAGAACATCGCCACCAGCCTGCATGAGATCTGCTCTAAG ATCATGGCTGAACGGCGCAATGCCCGCTGCTTGGTTAATGGGCTCTCCCTGGACCACTCTAAACTTGTGGATGTCCCTTTTCAAG TGGAATTCCCAGCACCCAAGAACGAGTTGGTGCAAAAGTTCCAAGTCTATTACCTGGGGAACGTGCCTGTTGCTAAACCTGTTG GGGTGGATGTGATCAATGGGGCCCTGGAGTCAGTCCTGTCCTCCAGTAGCCGTGAGCAGTGGACCCCCAGTCATGTCAGCGTGGCCCCTGCTACCCTCACCATCTTGCACCAGCAG ACAGAGGCAGTGCTGGGCGAGTGTCGGGTGCGCTTCCTCTCCTTCCTGGCTGTGGGCAGAGACGTCCACACGTTTGCGTTTATCATGGCTGCCGGCCCAGCCTCCTTTTGCTGCCACATGTTCTGGTGCGAGCCCAATGCGGCCAGCCTCTCAGAGGCTGTGCAGGCTGCATGCATG CTCCGTTACCAGAAGTGTCTGGATGCACGCTCCCAGGCCTCCACTTCCTGCCTCCCAGCACCCCCTGCAGAGTCCGTTGCCAGACGTGTAGGGTGGACCGTCCGTAGGGGTGTTCAGTCGCTGTGGGGCTCCCTGAAGCCCAAACGACTTGGGGCCCATACCCCCTGA
- the APBB1 gene encoding amyloid beta precursor protein binding family B member 1 isoform X3, whose product MRVQDTSGTYYWHIPTGTTQWEPPGQASSSQGSSPREDSSQLTWTGFTHGEGFEDGEFWKDEPNEEAPMDLGIKDPEEGTLPFPAQSLSPEPLPQEEEKLPARNTNPGTKCFAVRSLGWVEMTEEELAPGRSSVAVNNCIRQLSYHKNNLHDPMAGGWGEGKDLLLQLEDETLKLVEPQTQALLHAQPIVSIRVWGVGRDSGRDFAYVARDKLTQMLKCHVFRCEAPAKNIATSLHEICSKIMAERRNARCLVNGLSLDHSKLVDVPFQVEFPAPKNELVQKFQVYYLGNVPVAKPVGVDVINGALESVLSSSSREQWTPSHVSVAPATLTILHQQTEAVLGECRVRFLSFLAVGRDVHTFAFIMAAGPASFCCHMFWCEPNAASLSEAVQAACMLRYQKCLDARSQASTSCLPAPPAESVARRVGWTVRRGVQSLWGSLKPKRLGAHTP is encoded by the exons atgagggtccaggacacctCAGGGACCTACTACTGGCACATCCCAACAGGGACCACCCAGTGGGAGCCCCCAGGCCAGGCATCCTCCTCACAGGGGAGCAGTCCCCGGGAGGATTCCTCCCAG CTCACCTGGACTGGCTTCACCCACGGAGAAGGCTTTGAGGATGGAGAATTCTGGAAG GATGAGCCCAATGAGGAGGCTCCAATGGATTTGGGGATAAAGGACCCTGAAGAGGGGACCTTGCCCTTCCCAGCTCAGAGCCTTAG CCCAGAGCCATTGCCCCAAGAAGAGGAGAAGCTGCCTGCCCGGAATACCAATCCAGGAACCAAG TGTTTCGCTGTGCGCTCACTGGGCTGGGTGGAGATGACAGAGGAGGAACTGGCCCCTGGACGCAGCAGTGTGGCTGTCAACAACTGCATCCGTCAACTCTCCTACCACAAGAACAACCTGCACGACCCcatggctgggggctggggagag GGCAAGGATCTGCTGCTCCAGCTGGAAGACGAGACGCTAAAGCTGGTGGAGCCACAGACTCAGGCCCTGCTGCATGCCCAGCCCATTGTCAGCATTCGAGTGTGGGGCGTCGGGCGGGACAGTGGAAG GGACTTTGCCTACGTAGCTCGTGATAAGCTGACCCAGATGCTCAAGTGCCACGTGTTTCGCTGTGAGGCACCCGCCAAGAACATCGCCACCAGCCTGCATGAGATCTGCTCTAAG ATCATGGCTGAACGGCGCAATGCCCGCTGCTTGGTTAATGGGCTCTCCCTGGACCACTCTAAACTTGTGGATGTCCCTTTTCAAG TGGAATTCCCAGCACCCAAGAACGAGTTGGTGCAAAAGTTCCAAGTCTATTACCTGGGGAACGTGCCTGTTGCTAAACCTGTTG GGGTGGATGTGATCAATGGGGCCCTGGAGTCAGTCCTGTCCTCCAGTAGCCGTGAGCAGTGGACCCCCAGTCATGTCAGCGTGGCCCCTGCTACCCTCACCATCTTGCACCAGCAG ACAGAGGCAGTGCTGGGCGAGTGTCGGGTGCGCTTCCTCTCCTTCCTGGCTGTGGGCAGAGACGTCCACACGTTTGCGTTTATCATGGCTGCCGGCCCAGCCTCCTTTTGCTGCCACATGTTCTGGTGCGAGCCCAATGCGGCCAGCCTCTCAGAGGCTGTGCAGGCTGCATGCATG CTCCGTTACCAGAAGTGTCTGGATGCACGCTCCCAGGCCTCCACTTCCTGCCTCCCAGCACCCCCTGCAGAGTCCGTTGCCAGACGTGTAGGGTGGACCGTCCGTAGGGGTGTTCAGTCGCTGTGGGGCTCCCTGAAGCCCAAACGACTTGGGGCCCATACCCCCTGA